A stretch of DNA from Spirochaeta isovalerica:
GGCGTGGGTCGCTGGTTCGAACCCAGCGCGGCTCATTTTTAAAGCAGCTTTTCAGCTGCTTTTTTTTTATTTCAAAATTTTAACACATACTCGTTTTTTCGGGGATTCTCAGGACCGGATGCCCTGAATTTTACCCTTTTCTAAATATCTTTTTTATGTTTGTATTATTTTTATTTTGATATATTCTATTAATAAATAATTCTATTAAGGGTGTGAAATGAAGAGGAAAATCTTATCAATTGTATTTGTACTTATTTTTGTAGTACCTTTTGCTGTCAGTTCTCAGTCTTCTGTAAAAGGTAATAGCGTCAACGGAGCTACCGGAATTGTCACGACACCGACAGCGCGAATCGGTTGGGAGTATTCCGATCTGGGGCTCGATTTCGGTTATTCTTTTCTCTATGGGAATGGAACAGCTCATGTTCCGAGGGTAACTTTTAGTTTTCTCAAAAAAGCGGAAATCGGAGTCGCCTTTAATATTAGAGGTGGAGATGATTGGGATTTTCTCTATCATGGGAAATTTCAGTTTTATATGAACGGTGGTTCTGCCGTGGCTATGGGCGTTATGGGGGATCTTTCAAACGTCGGAGGCTCATCCGATGTCTATCTGACACCTTATCTAGTCGCATCATATAGCGGGAATTTTTTCAAATGGCCTGCGGTAACAACCATGATGTTCGGTTGGCGGATGCTGGAAGCCGGTAGCATTTCTTCCAACTTTGCTTTCTCTATGGGGTTTGAACTGGCTTTGGCTCCTCAGGTCTTTAAGAATTATGTATTCTGGATTTCCGATTTCAGTAATTATTCCTTTGCAGAAAGAGCATCTATAAATGCCCGTGATAGAGGGGCATTTAATACAGGTATAAGGATTGATCCAGTCAAAAAAGGAAAATTTAAACTTGTATTCGATCTTATCGGAACGGATCTACTTGAATCCAGTCGGGGCTTATCGGCTTCAGCGACATTCGGAATTGGATTCTGATTTTAAACCGCTCTGTAGAAGGAGCGGTTTTTTTATGTTATAATATTTGAAAATTGTTGTTTATCGGAGTTTTGCCTTGAGTAATAATATTGTATTGAAAGCTGCGGACCTTGATGGTTATTTAACAGATGGTGATAAAGAAAATATAAAAAAGATGAATACATTGTATTCTTCAGCAATTGAATCATATAAGCAGCTTTCAGCAGGAAAAACAAACCCTTCGCTTGTTAAAAGAGAAACTGACAAAATAATAGATCTCTATGATAAGATGGGGACGCTGATGAGGGAAGTTACAGCTTCGGAAAAGGATATCAAGGTTTATTCTTTTGAGATGCCTCAACCTTCACACGGAGAGGTTTCCAGGCTTATCGCCAAGCTGCGCGATAAACGAACGGCACACGATGAGTTTGTCTATTATGTTCAAAGAGCTTTTGAACTTCTTTTTAATCTGGCCTATGGGAGCGGGGCTGCAGTCAGTAAGAATCATCTCATTGTGAAGACTCCCGTTGCCCAGCCGGTTCAGAATTTTGCTGTCCACAAAATCCCGGACATAGATGATACTATAAAGGATTCGGTGATGTGCGTCATGCTCAGAGGTGCTCTTCTACCTTCAATGATTATGTCCAAGGAAGTCCAGGAGTATTCATCTACCGGTTATGTGACGCCTTTTGCTCTGTTTAAGATAAAAAGAGATGATTCGAAGATGAAAGAGAATATGGAGTATGTACTCGATCTCGATAAGTCTTTTTTTGATCTTGAAAGTCTTCATGGAAAAGATCTTATTTTTGCAGATCCGATGAATGCAACCGGAGGGAGTCTGGTTACTATCGTAAAATATCTGTTGGATCAGGGAGTCAAACCCAAATCAATCAAGGTTTTTAATGTCATATCAGCGTTAAAAGGGACACTTCAGATTGTTCGTTCTATAGAAAATATTACGTGCTACACGTTGTGGATGGATCCTGTGTTGAATGATGCCGCTTACATTCTCCCCGGTCTCGGTGATGCGGGAGATAGGCTGAACGGAGTGGACCTTGACGAGAATCCCAGAAATATCATTCAGCTTATTGCTGATTACGGATCAAATCTAGCATCTCTTTATCGTTCCCAGGTGAGAGAAATTGAACGTACGGTCCTGGGTTAACTCTTTGAAGAAAATACTGCTTCCTTTCCTCGCTTTTCTTGTTTTCGGGTGCAGCTCGGTACCTGAAGAAATAGCATCTGAGTATTATAATATCGGCAATGCGTATTTTGATGTCGGGGATTACGATAAAGCAATAGAATATTACACCAAAGCTCAATCTGAAGGGCATCCCTATATAAACAAAATAAGGTTCAACCTGGCAGTGGCCTATACTGAATCGGGTAGGGTTTCACAGGGATTAAAATTGTTTGAATCGCTGCTTGAACAGGATCCGGAGAATCTCATACTGCTTCAATCTAAAGCCTATTCTTTGTATCTCATGGGTGATGATGATGGCGCCGTTGAAATATATGATCAAATCCTGAATATGTTTGAGTATGATGCAACAGCATTATTGAACAAAGCGAAGATTATTAGAGATGTAAGGATTGATGAATCCATAAAGCTTCTGGAAAAACTGTATCAGATTGAACAGGATTCCGATACAGCTGTGCTATTAGGAGAGTTATACCGGGAAAATGATCAGGTGGTAGATTTTGTTCGACTGTATGAAGAAGTCATTTTGAAAGAACCTGCTAATTCTTCGGTATTATTGGGATTGGCTCAGCATTTTTCAGAAGAGCAGCTTTATTTCAAAGCTGTTGAGTATTACAACAGAATTGCAGATCTTAAAGATTATGAAAATTTAGCGGAAGTATTATTCAGGAAAGCTGAAATTGAGTTGTGTGAACTTGATGAATCAAAAACAGGATATGATACGCTTGTGTTAGCTCTTGATGCCGGATTTTCAGATAAGCAAAGAATTAAAGATCTTTCAGAAAGAGAGGAGCTGTCAGATAATATTCAGCTGATAGAGTATCTAAGGGTCAGAGGTTTTCTATAATTCTAATTTTCCATAGTGAGATTATTAGCGCATTCCTCGCAACAGTAAGTATCGGAATAACCTTCTTTATGGCTGAAGAAATTACCGCAGGTCATGCACTGGCTATATTGCGTTGAGCAAATCAGAGAGCAGTATCGGCCTTTGTATGCATCATCAGTTATAATGTATTTGCCGCAATTAAAACATTTCATATATTCAGTAGTATTCTTGTCTTCCACTAAAAATAGTTTATTCACGATGGAATCTCAGGTCAACTGAATATAGACTTGTGTTAATAGGAAAATTCTAAAAAAAAATCTTAAGGTCTGTTGACTAATTTTTATATTAATATTAAGTTCATCAAGCGCTTAAAAACAACATACAGTTTTTAAGGTTCTTTAACAGTTATTGTTAATTAGGGAAGGGAAGAGAATACGAAAATGAACTTTTGAGTTTCAGATTTTTTATGATGAAATAATCGCACTTCGGTGTGATTAAATAAATCATGGAGAGTTTGATCCTGGCTCAGAACGAACGCTGGCGGCGCGTTTTAAGCATGCAAGTCGAACGGTAGAGATCCTTCGGGGTCTTGAGAGTGGCGAACGGGTGAGTAACACGTAGATGATCTGCCTTGAAGTTGGGGATAGCCCATAGAAATATGGGGTAATACCGGATAATCTCTTTTTACTTTGGTGAATAGAGGAAAGGGGCTTCGGCCTCGCTTTAAGATGAGTCTGCGGCTGATTAGCTAGTTGGTAGGGTAAAGGCCTACCAAGGCGACGATCAGTAGCCGGCCTGAGAGGGTGACCGGCCACATTGGGACTGAGACACGGCCCAAACTCCTACGGGAGGCAGCAGCTAAGAATCTTCCGCAATGGGCGCAAGCCTGACGGAGCGACGCCGCGTGGACGAAGAATGCCGAGAGGTTGTAAAGTCCTTTTATTTGCGAAGAATAATAACCGTAGGTAATGACGGTTAGATGACGTTAGCTTATGAATAAGCTCCGGCCAATTACGTGCCAGCAGCCGCGGTAACACGTAAGGAGCGAGCGTTGTTCGGAATTATTGGGCGT
This window harbors:
- a CDS encoding tetratricopeptide repeat protein; translated protein: MKKILLPFLAFLVFGCSSVPEEIASEYYNIGNAYFDVGDYDKAIEYYTKAQSEGHPYINKIRFNLAVAYTESGRVSQGLKLFESLLEQDPENLILLQSKAYSLYLMGDDDGAVEIYDQILNMFEYDATALLNKAKIIRDVRIDESIKLLEKLYQIEQDSDTAVLLGELYRENDQVVDFVRLYEEVILKEPANSSVLLGLAQHFSEEQLYFKAVEYYNRIADLKDYENLAEVLFRKAEIELCELDESKTGYDTLVLALDAGFSDKQRIKDLSEREELSDNIQLIEYLRVRGFL
- a CDS encoding uracil phosphoribosyltransferase, translating into MSNNIVLKAADLDGYLTDGDKENIKKMNTLYSSAIESYKQLSAGKTNPSLVKRETDKIIDLYDKMGTLMREVTASEKDIKVYSFEMPQPSHGEVSRLIAKLRDKRTAHDEFVYYVQRAFELLFNLAYGSGAAVSKNHLIVKTPVAQPVQNFAVHKIPDIDDTIKDSVMCVMLRGALLPSMIMSKEVQEYSSTGYVTPFALFKIKRDDSKMKENMEYVLDLDKSFFDLESLHGKDLIFADPMNATGGSLVTIVKYLLDQGVKPKSIKVFNVISALKGTLQIVRSIENITCYTLWMDPVLNDAAYILPGLGDAGDRLNGVDLDENPRNIIQLIADYGSNLASLYRSQVREIERTVLG